In Conger conger chromosome 12, fConCon1.1, whole genome shotgun sequence, one DNA window encodes the following:
- the il1b gene encoding interleukin-1 beta has product MMSDADLALVLDSMKREVVESHPPPSMRRIVSLVIAVKRMETRITDEKLLCEHLKVFENPLKRDEQKPRFFRQSSRTVDMQHSVCNSQLRKLVFKCNPPELHSATLQAITMKDRNLEERVVNLSLSTYRVTCFEGRGELVALGIPETKYIFCAEKSNEQEIPILMLQEVSNKEMLEERFLFLRYRCGQDTTTFESVKFKGWYISTARDKDARLDMCEKDANDRLITFKVTH; this is encoded by the exons ATGATGTCCGATGCAGATTTGGCACTGGTATTAGACAG TATGAAACGTGAAGTGGTGGAGTCGCATCCGCCGCCGAGTATGCGCCGAATCGTCAGTCTCGTTATCGCCGTGAAAAGGATGGAGACGCGCATTACTGACGAAAAGCTGCTGTGCGAACATCTGAAAGTATTCGAGA ATCCTTTGAAGCGGGATGAGCAGAAGCCCAGGTTCTTTCGACAGAGCTCAAGGACCGTGGACATGCAGCACTCGGTGTGTAATTCACAGCTGAGGAAACTGGTGTTCAAATGTAACCCTCCTGAACTGCATTCAGCCACCCTCCAAGCCATTACCATGAAGGACAGAAATCTGGAAGAGAGAGTTG taaaTCTGAGTCTATCAACATACAGGGTCACATGTTTTGAAGGCCGAGGCGAACTTGTCGCCCTGGGCATTCCCGaaaccaaatacattttctgtgctGAAAAGTCAAACGAGCAAGAAATACCCATTCTGATGCTACAG GAAGTGTCCAACAAGGAAATGTTGGAAGAGCGATTCCTCTTCTTGAGGTATCGTTGTGGTCAAGACACCACCACTTTCGAGTCAGTCAAGTTCAAAGGTTGGTACATAAGCACAGCGCGAGACAAGGACGCACGTCTGGACATGTGCGAAAAGGATGCGAATGACCGTCTGATCACGTTCAAGGTCACACATTAA